In Cydia pomonella isolate Wapato2018A chromosome 27, ilCydPomo1, whole genome shotgun sequence, a single genomic region encodes these proteins:
- the LOC133532665 gene encoding nose resistant to fluoxetine protein 6-like, which translates to MLIEPEQPDEWLCTFSLHRNTRLLTAAPGGLPCLHGIRALSVLWIIILHSSVVLRKNDVNDDEISENVSSGQRYFGVFAGHLAVDSFFVLSGLLLVYTSVGKTESREH; encoded by the exons ATGCTGATAGAGCCAGAGCAGCCTGACGAGTGGTTGTGCACGTTCTCGCTGCATCGCAACACGCGGCTGCTGACAGCCGCGCCCGGCGGCCTGCCGTGCCTGCACGGCATCCGCGCTCTCTCCGTGCTGTGGATCATCATACTACACTCTTCCGTCGTACTTCGAAAGAATGACGTTAACGATGACGAAATAAGCGAGAAT GTAAGCAGTGGGCAGAGGTATTTTGGTGTTTTCGCTGGACACCTCGCCGTGGACTCGTTCTTTGTGCTGAGCGGGCTGCTGCTCGTCTACACCAGCGTCGGCAAAACGGAGTCACGTGAGCACTAA